A window of Candidatus Izemoplasma sp. contains these coding sequences:
- the ortA gene encoding 2-amino-4-oxopentanoate thiolase subunit OrtA, producing MIEKGTYVRIRKTLLDPKDRSHNLPDDTKKVPLKMWVKGFLLEDAEMFDYVDIQTITGRIVNGKLKEANPKYKHGYGDFVPEILTIRDIIKQDLGGKKA from the coding sequence ATGATAGAAAAAGGAACTTACGTTAGAATAAGAAAAACACTATTAGATCCAAAAGATAGAAGTCATAATTTACCAGATGATACGAAAAAAGTCCCACTAAAAATGTGGGTGAAAGGATTTTTACTAGAAGATGCTGAAATGTTTGATTATGTTGATATTCAGACAATTACAGGACGCATAGTTAACGGGAAGTTAAAAGAAGCAAATCCAAAATATAAACATGGTTACGGTGATTTTGTACCTGAAATATTAACCATAAGAGATATTATTAAGCAAGATCTAGGGGGCAAGAAAGCATGA
- a CDS encoding potassium channel family protein has product MKKNNSKRSQKEWYLLFSGLFYVGAFYYINITVYHGTDYIETGLFAFAALFVVFVLLLFNVHKIVFNFFYLPLNRLFKEAKKEVKSSKKKIQNTTFKRYRSIFAIILYVLISGLLIYSVVVDGVQTNERVIDIVSSAILTELVFLVIICSWQYLFYIIPDILDQSIDAKNGFILTLSAAVMVMFIVFQIFDIIYLAEIMIFILIIGFIALLGVNLNMIIGEINIFQNLMDKHNKTVTKVVFLVFFSFHIYVILYASVVAYSIYIWEPDSYNFSYQAEEQVIVDTVYDDNEIAITQVYDSLGSPIDTVYDSFGNELDTVYDEETNQVVDRIYTQTGTEIMHFYDSNGNYINTVYDEEGNQLFNYFYNGNGLSAFTIQDVKYTYGDFLYYTIVTISTLGYGDISPSYDYNIAQIWGGFLSMYGLTFFALSIGFVSNIAMEGVTVIREKDEK; this is encoded by the coding sequence TTGAAAAAAAATAATAGTAAGCGAAGTCAAAAAGAGTGGTATTTATTATTTAGTGGATTATTTTATGTCGGTGCTTTTTACTACATAAATATAACAGTTTATCACGGCACAGACTACATTGAAACTGGATTGTTTGCTTTTGCAGCACTGTTTGTTGTCTTTGTATTGTTACTGTTTAACGTACATAAAATAGTATTTAATTTCTTTTATCTACCACTTAATAGATTATTTAAAGAGGCAAAAAAAGAAGTGAAATCATCTAAAAAGAAGATACAAAATACCACATTTAAACGGTATCGTAGTATTTTCGCAATTATTTTATATGTGTTGATTAGCGGATTGTTAATATATTCTGTGGTAGTTGATGGGGTTCAAACCAATGAACGTGTAATTGATATTGTTTCTAGTGCGATACTAACAGAACTAGTCTTCTTAGTTATAATCTGTAGTTGGCAATATTTGTTTTACATTATACCAGATATCTTAGACCAATCAATTGATGCGAAAAATGGATTTATATTAACTTTATCTGCGGCTGTTATGGTGATGTTTATTGTCTTTCAAATTTTTGACATTATTTACCTAGCAGAAATCATGATTTTTATTTTAATTATCGGATTCATCGCTTTACTCGGTGTTAATTTAAATATGATTATTGGCGAAATAAATATCTTTCAAAATCTTATGGACAAACATAATAAGACAGTTACTAAAGTAGTATTTTTGGTCTTTTTCAGTTTTCATATCTATGTCATATTATATGCAAGTGTTGTTGCGTATAGTATTTATATATGGGAACCCGACAGTTATAATTTCAGTTATCAAGCTGAAGAGCAAGTAATCGTTGATACCGTTTATGATGACAATGAGATTGCCATAACACAAGTGTATGATAGCCTTGGGAGCCCAATTGATACTGTGTATGATAGCTTTGGGAACGAGTTAGATACCGTTTATGATGAAGAAACAAATCAAGTTGTTGATCGCATTTATACACAAACAGGTACTGAAATTATGCATTTTTATGACAGTAACGGTAATTATATAAACACAGTTTATGATGAAGAAGGAAATCAGCTATTTAATTATTTTTATAATGGGAACGGGTTATCTGCGTTCACGATACAAGATGTTAAATATACCTATGGTGATTTTTTGTACTACACGATTGTGACAATCTCTACATTAGGATATGGAGATATTTCACCATCATATGATTATAACATTGCCCAAATTTGGGGAGGATTTCTTAGTATGTATGGATTGACATTCTTTGCATTGTCAATTGGATTTGTCAGTAACATTGCTATGGAAGGTGTCACAGTAATAAGAGAGAAGGATGAAAAATGA
- the ord gene encoding 2,4-diaminopentanoate dehydrogenase, which produces MQKIKIVLWGFGAMGRGMAEMLLEKDGVEITGVCDLHKDFVNTSMIDHLNVANSMHPEVIITDDIASLLNKDRCDLVLLATDSFTKKAFPKMKQVLEAGINCISTAEEMAYPQAQEPELSKELDVIAKENGVTVLGTGINPGFIMDLLVVALSGTMKRVEHIEAERVNSLSPFGPAVMEEQGVGITLDTFEKGVQNKTLAGHVGFRESVGMIADALGVKLDGFKQQMKPIVTNVDRKSPYGEAKKGNVAGVNMTGQGLVDGKTFIDMKHPQQIEPEMEGTHTGDYIRIKGVPDINMAITPEIDGGIGTIAMCVNMIPHVLNARPGLKTMIDLPVPRAILGDMRDLLED; this is translated from the coding sequence ATGCAGAAGATTAAAATTGTTTTATGGGGATTCGGTGCTATGGGAAGAGGAATGGCAGAAATGTTGCTTGAGAAAGACGGTGTTGAAATCACAGGTGTCTGTGATTTACACAAAGATTTTGTTAATACCTCAATGATTGATCATTTAAATGTAGCAAATTCAATGCATCCAGAAGTAATCATAACAGATGATATTGCATCTTTGTTAAATAAAGATAGATGTGATTTAGTATTATTAGCAACAGATTCGTTTACAAAAAAAGCCTTTCCAAAAATGAAGCAAGTTTTGGAGGCTGGTATAAACTGTATATCAACAGCAGAAGAGATGGCTTATCCACAAGCACAAGAACCTGAACTTTCGAAAGAACTTGATGTTATCGCGAAGGAAAACGGTGTCACTGTACTAGGGACAGGGATCAATCCCGGATTTATTATGGATTTACTTGTTGTTGCATTAAGTGGTACAATGAAACGTGTAGAGCATATCGAAGCTGAGCGTGTTAATAGTTTAAGTCCATTTGGACCAGCTGTTATGGAAGAACAAGGAGTTGGTATCACATTAGATACCTTTGAAAAAGGTGTCCAAAATAAGACACTTGCAGGACATGTTGGATTTAGAGAAAGCGTTGGGATGATTGCTGATGCATTAGGTGTTAAGTTAGACGGATTCAAGCAACAAATGAAACCAATCGTTACTAATGTCGATCGTAAAAGTCCATACGGAGAAGCAAAAAAAGGCAATGTAGCAGGTGTGAACATGACAGGACAAGGACTTGTTGATGGCAAAACATTTATTGATATGAAACACCCACAACAAATAGAACCAGAAATGGAAGGTACACACACAGGTGACTATATTCGAATCAAAGGTGTACCAGACATAAATATGGCCATCACACCAGAGATAGATGGGGGAATAGGAACAATTGCAATGTGTGTCAATATGATCCCTCACGTATTAAATGCTAGACCAGGATTAAAAACCATGATTGATTTACCTGTGCCAAGAGCTATTTTAGGTGACATGCGAGACTTACTTGAAGACTAA